Part of the Zea mays cultivar B73 chromosome 4, Zm-B73-REFERENCE-NAM-5.0, whole genome shotgun sequence genome is shown below.
TTGCCATAATATAGCAAAGCTCATATTTGTTAGCATTGGTAGGGTTCTTAGATTGCTTCTATAATTGCAGGTAATAAAAAATGGAGAAATGCTTGGTGTATCGCATCTAAGAAATAGAAGAGTTTTGTCCAGTGGGTTTGTTTCATTAGGGAAGGAGGATCTTCAGGTGAACCATTTATTTTACACGTCGTTTTTTCTGTCTTTTGCAGTTATGATATCTAACATGGTATATGATATTACAACTCATGTATAGTGATAGTGATAAGGCTTTTGGTACATCCATTGATCTCTGCATTGATGAGAGACTAAGAATCGCATCTGATGGCATTATTTTTGTCAGGTAGTTTCTTGTGCAGTTTTGGAGTATTTTCTAGGTTTATCTTCAGCAAAAATTTCTCCTCACATGTGAAATGATAGTGATTTATGTCGAACCTTGTGATAGTCAAAATGGTAAACCATATATAGTATTGTTCGGTGCACCTAAACATTTTACATGTTACTCCTTTGCAGCATGGAGATCTTCCGACCTCAGAAGGAACATGGTTTAGCGCAGACTGGTTTGAAAGGAAAATTTAAGATTACTACAAGATGTCTATGGCTTGATAATGGAAGATTGTTGGACGCACTCTACAAAGCAGCTCATGCTGCATTGTCAAGTTGTCCTGTGAATTGTCCACTTAGTCACATGGAGAGGATGGTAGCTGAAATCTTGAGGAAAATGGTACGGAAGTATAGTGAGAAGAGGCCTGATGTCATTGTGGTTGCTATGGAAACACCACAGCAAGTTTCTCAGAACACCTCGATGCTAAATCATCTGGAAATTTTGAACCTTCCTCAGCTACTAGCCATCTGAGCAGGAGTCCAGCTATGAGTCTTGAAGGCAGTTATAAAACACACCCAGACAACCCAGAGGTGGATGCGGAAGGTACTCGTAACTAATTGTCTTATGAATCACTCTAATTCTATAGTATCTTCAAATAAGGTGTTGCATAGCATGTCTTGAAACTTTAGAGTGGTCTGCAGGGCAGGTATAGTCCTACACTCAAACTGGCATCAACCGTCTCATGTTGTATTGGCTTTTTAGTTTTTCATTAAATTCATATGGATGTGCATTGTCGCATGCCTTTCATCGTCTGATACTGTGATGACCCTGTCACTACTTTCGTTACACAGAAGCCCTTCCTGAGGCCACGAGAACAGCACCGGATGATGCAACCACACTGTTATGCATCTATC
Proteins encoded:
- the LOC103653913 gene encoding ribonuclease J; this translates as MDAYAPKDLLVVTTGSQGEPRAALNLASYGGSHALKLSKEDVLLYSAKVIPGNETRVMKMMNRLTDLGPKIIMGKDFGLHTSGHAYREELEEVLRIVKPQHFLHVHGELLFLKEHESLGRSTGIRHTTVIKNGEMLGVSHLRNRRVLSSGFVSLGKEDLQVVSCAVLEYFLGLSSAKISPHIMEIFRPQKEHGLAQTGLKGKFKITTRCLWLDNGRLLDALYKAAHAALSSCPVNCPLSHMERMVAEILRKMVRKYSEKRPDVIVVAMETPQQVSQNTSMLNHLEILNLPQLLAI